The genomic interval GGACACATTTTTAACACATTCAATTCTGTCCTAGAGGGAGGCAAACCCAACTGCCAGTCCCGCCACGATGACCCAAGTAAAGCCCCccaaccaaaccctcccctaacctggacaatgctgggccaattgtgtgccggcCTATGGGACTCCAGATCACAGTCGGTTGGATTACAGCCCGGggtcgaacctgggtctgtagtgaaacCTCTAGCACTGCgctggagtgccttagaccgttgtgccactcgggagacccAGGGAGGCATTTGTCATCATTTGAACTTGACTAAGCACACAAATGTGTGGTGTCTTCAAAGTACTGTGCATAAAACTGACAAAGtgtagtcattatggggtacatTGATTAACCATTTCCTCAACTTGCACCTGGACAAATTTCACAATTTACACCAAAGCCgccattttgactatattagcccacacagctacaaggctGCACTTTCTgataggtttaggacctcatattgtagcttataGAGACTCAAACTGATGTATAACCTTTGTAACGGCTCAACCAACCCTTTGGCACAACTTACTCCACTTTCCCCTATGTGACATTTCCTTCATTTTCTTCTTCTTATAATTTTGCTTTGTGGCTTTAGTTGATGCAAGCTTTTTAGCTCTCCAAATTTACTTGAGGTATAATTTTTTATAGATTATTTCATTGTAAATAATTAGCTTGAACAAAGTATTAGCCTAGTTTGTTTCAAtaggttttgttttgttttacgaATTAGACCCACAACATGCTTCTTCTGTATTCACAAAACTGACATGAATTTCCATGTAGAAAATCTTGTTTGTTTCTAAATATTTAATGTTTTTCATGTAGCATTTGCTGTGCTGCTTTATGTTGCATTATTTATCAATGGGCTATCCAAATAATATTAGGCATACAGCCTACAATTATTGTCCGTATTATTTATCCATCGAATAAGCTCTCTTTGTCCAGACAATATGATGCTTTTTTCGTTTGTCCATTATTCCCATGTCACCTCTCCCtaaatgtatgtgtttgtgtgtgtgtgtgtgtgcgcccgcgCCCGCTCCCGTCCCGGGGGATTTGTCAGACGGATGGGCTGTAATGCGGTTGTCTCTGCTCGTCTGCAGGAACACCTGCCCCTTCCGTGGGGAGAGCGTCTGTCCTCCCGCTGCAGAGCGAATCCCCAGCTCAGATACTGGCACAGACCTCGCCTCTCCAATCAGGGGAAATGATGAAATAGCCTGGCGTCACAGATATCTTTAGTTAGGAAATGTTTTAGTCGAATTTCCACCTGAACGTTTGCCAGAATGTCCATACAACAACAAACATTTaagataaaaaatgtattaacaatttattaatttattaacAAAAGCTGTTTAGGTGTGTTATATATATGGCATACTACAAAAGGACACCCTGAAATGTTAAGCAATCTTTGGAAAGCAGGTATTGGCTAAAGTAAACTATGGAGTTTGTCacagaaaaaaaatgttattGTCCTTAAATGCTGAACATGAAACCAACAAACTTCTGGACAATCGAAAAAGCTAATAATGAAATTGTAGGCGTAAAGCTGAAACTGTGTCTCACCCtaccaaacgaaacactgcaatCTCACTTGCAACCTCTGGATTTAACAGGGATTTCAAAAACATTTTGGGAATTTTTTTATAGATAAAATCCGATTAAAAAGTGCAATAAAGAGCAACAGTATTCGTTCTGTTGTCAGAGTATAAATAATTGTTATatatattacaaataaatatGTATGTGCAAACACCAGACATAAGACATTACAATGTAAACATTAATTGATAAATACATAACTTACTAAGCctaatacaaaaacaaataacgAATATAATATACAACATATCATATCTGTAAATAAGTGGCACTTATATTCTACTTTGAACTTCATCACTGATTTCAGCGAATCTCTACAGCTACAGATCCTTTAAATCAGCCCTGTCCGGAGAGAAGTTGCGCCATGGCAAGTATTGGCTAACAGGACAGCTTTTCAATACTAGGCTAATAAACCTATACGATGTAGGATCACCCGACATTATTGCGTTTTCTGACACTGCAAATTTGGATTCGATTGGGTAAGTCTGTGGGTAAGTCCAGTGGGGCAGCAGTTTCTTTCCTTCACAAcactgagaaagagaaagacattaGGTCCTGTTTTACTGTGTGACTCTGGCCTAGAGTGGCAGCACACAGGGCACTTGGGCACACACTACAGGCACAGCAGTGCTCTCAGGCCAGATATGTGTCAACAATGTCTATCAAGCATTCGTATGCAGTCCACCCTACCCAGTCTCCATCTTcagtcttcttctctccttcactGACGGTGTCCATCCTTGACTGATGACCTACACATCCAGCACATGGTTGAGGTAGGTGATGTAGCAGATTGCGAGCCGGAGGATCTCAATCTTGGACAGCTTCTTGTCTGGCGGAAGTGTCGGGAGAAGCTTCCTCAGCTCGGCGAACCCAACGTTGAAAGCCTCGACGCGAATGCGCTCTCTTGTTGCGTGCGCGGACCGGTACTTGGCTGTAGCGCGCCTccgcctcctcttctcctccctgctGAGGGAAGGAATGGACAGAGAGCGCGCCTTGCCTTCGCCCTCTGCGGGCTCCGCGGGCAGGGGGGCGCACTCCATCTTGATGCTGTTCAGCAGGGTCTCTGTGTCGGGCTGCCCCCAGGGCAGGTCAACGTCTGGCTGGTCAGGACTCAGCATCATCTTCAGGCCGTCTGTTTTGTGGTCTGTTTTCAGATCAAAGGTTCAACCCCTGTGGGAAAAATAGGATTTAGTCTTATAACAAAGTATATGTGAGAGAATATGTTAAGTTTCTATGGACAATTCGATTTTCGATTTTTAAAAACGGAGAGAATATTTTTGCAAGATGCGCATGTTCGCAAACCTGTTGTGCGCTGTCCTTTGTGCTGATTCTAACAAATCACTTTCATCTATGCTTGTTATGGTCTGATGTAAGTGCTTATTTCCCTGTTGATACAATGTGGAGTATCTGTATTATTAAAAAGCCCTTAAAAAGATCTTTCGAAAATAGCTTATTCATAAAGTTTTGCAATTCTGTCTAGTCTTGACCCTTTTAAAACGGTCTCATCTGCCCATTTTATCGAATCAAATTTCCACAGGCTGCATTTAATTTAATCCTATAGCTGCGAACAGAGACCACCGAACACAGCAGACATTAAATCATCATCTGACTTAATTGAAATTAATTATTGGGAGAGCTCTGGATTCACGTGAGCAGCTGGCCATCTGTCTTGCAGACGATTCACCCGCTGTATGGTTGAATGACGCGCGTTTGAAATACTCAGAGACACAAACGGGATATCCTTTATATGTTGGGTCATATAAAGGAACCATGATTCATTAAAAtaagtttacctttatttaactaggcaattcagttaaaaacaaattcttatttacaatgactgccttgaactgccttgttcaggggcagaaggacagatttttgtTTTAAAATATCGGTTCGGGGATTTGATCCGGCAACCTTTTGTgcactggcccaatgctctaaccactagactacctgccgcctcatcATGTAACGTTTAGAGGGGATAACGTAAATGATCATAAACCACTGTAACTATTTCTATAATAAAATAAATGCCACTTATAAAAAGGAAAAAGATATGCTTTAAAACCAGCCAGCATAAATCCGTTATTAGTTTCACTTTGAGGAATGTTTCGACTCACCAATTTTAATTTGCTCAACTTATTTCCACTGTAAAAACTCTCGTTGGTGTCACCCACGGTCACACATCTCCAACCCTTCTCATCAACATTTATTTGATTATAGGTGATACCAACTTCAAATTAGATGTTAGTCTATTCAAAACTATTTTACGTGTCCATTAACTAATTATAAGCGGACGACAGGTGTTTCTGTTGTCGTTCTTTCGTTCTTTTCATTTGAGCATCACTTGATTGTTTGAGGACAGATTTTCTTAAGTGTTGTCTCTTGACCTCCGCTGAAGAAAACAAATGAGGTTGTTGTGAGGAGAGGGTGCGCTCGTGGAGAGAGTGACTCCTGTAGTCCGCCTTGTTTTTCCGTGATATTATGATGCGCTTTAGTAAACTGCATGCCAGGGACCATTCTTCTGTGAGGGGAACGATTACAGGGAATCCTTCCGCCTGCTCGTGTCTCACCTTCGCGCGTGCTGACTCTCTTGTGCGTGCCAGATTGTGTGAGAGATAAGAAGAGCCGAACCCATAATAAAGCCTCGCGGGGAGTGACTGCAGCATGAGGAATACATGAGGAATGGTATTGTCTGCCTCGTTGTTctttcaccctccctcctcctcctcctcctcctctcccctgcgaTAATGTATAGACACTAATGGTGACATATCGTATTGGGTAAAGGTGCTAGTGAGATGATCACGATGTTCATCAGTGACACCACACATAACATATATCTTAATCAATTGATTGATGCAATGATTACCAATTGTTCCAGTAATGGTTTTTGTATGGATATGTCATCTCCAAAACACAAATAACCTCCATCACTGAATCTAACTGAAACACATGCTATCTTGTTCCACCATCCAGTCACACACAAAGATGAGcagcacagcagcagcagcagcagcagcagcctgctTCACAAGCACCTTTATTATTGAGTAAATAACAAGGTATACTGTTCCCAGGCAACCCAGCACCTTGGTGGACCTGGTCATGGTGATGAGAAATTGATGTTTAACAGTTCAATAAGCTTATAGACGATCTGGGAGCAGTAAAAGGGGAGAGAATATAGGGCTTTATCACTGTAAAACTACAGCATAACACCTGCTTAGCTATCCCTGTCACTGTAATTGGCCTGGGGAGCTAATAAAGCCACTCTACAAGGTTGGGAGGGTGAGGCAGAGAAGCGATGGAGGGTATATTGGAAGTCACATGTTATACTGTATAACCAATGAGAGACATAAACAGATCAATAGCAAGCTCAATAGAGGATACTCTTTTACTTGGACCAATTACCCAAATATCATGATATTAAGCTAATGCTACCATATTACATGTAAAATATGCCCCTTCTTACACAGAGAAACGAACAGACTAATAAATGAAGGAAACAGCATAGCTGAAAAAGGGACATATGGACCCATGTTGTGGCCCCATCCCAATCAGATTGTGTAGAGGTGTCATGGGAATAGGGTGGCCATAGGGCCAGCCGCCATACTGTCAGACCTAACACACACTGTTACGCTGTCACAGGGGAAGggtatgtgtgtgcatgggtgtagGTAAGAAAAAatatagacagtgtgtgtgtgttgagtgtgtgttcCACAATAAAGCACCTGTCTACAGTAATTGGTCCATAGACTGCTGTACCCCTCACcttgggtcacacacacacacacacacacacacacacacacacacacacacacacacacacacacacacacacacacacacacacacacacacacacacacatacacacacacacacacacacacacacacacacacacacacacacacacacacacacacacacacacacacacacacacacacacacacacacacacacacacacacacacacacacacacacacacacacacacacacacacacactttccctgtTACTCTACATGATAAGGCAGCAGCACCACATGAAAGTTCATTTGTAATATACTTTTGTTAATGATTCTACTTTTGTAGTATTTTATAAATACTATGCAGATTAAGAAAAATGCCTGCATTACAAAGCCCACTAGATTTGTGTGGGAAGTAATTTTGAGTACTATGAAAAGGAAGTGTCTCAGTTCCATGTTGTCCTCATGGTGTGGTGCTGTAATTGTGCAACAGTATATTCAGTTGCCAATCACCCAGACGGGAAGGATAGATCACACCTATTGATTTTCTGTGGTTCCTTTTGACAGGATGACAAATTGGGAAGAGCTTAATTCACCTTAAACACTGAATCAATGGAGATCAATTGTACAAAACTGTGCTCAGTCCAGAATAACCGTACCCACTGGGCAAaagctggttgaatcaacattgttttcaTGTAATTTCAACCTCAAAAATCTTTTGGATGgcgttgaatcaacatggaaaactagTTGGATTTAAAGCCATCAACGTCAGGTCGTATTTTTcttacccaacttttaacctaaatccaatgacatggtgatcatttcacgttgaattcacgttaattgacaactcaaccaaatgtaaatcaaaactagacgttgaactgacatctgtgcccagtgggtagcctATACCAACCAGCTAGCCACCCAAACAACTGGCCCTTATGGGAAGCACCCATGCTAATTGTATAGTACAAGATAAATAATATGTCAACTTTGTTGTCAAGATCATTTCTGTGTGGCTGAATCAAAGTAagattctcctccttctcttcttccttctctcctcgcactctcattctccccctctctctcctgggtgTACCCCTGGTCTGCTCTAGCCTGGACACCATCGGTTCCATCATGTAAACGGAATGAGGGAGCCTCAAACCTCTAACCAtcacctcctctctcattctccccctctctctcctgggtgTACCCCTGGTCTGCTCTAGCCTGGACACCATCTGTTCCATCATGTAAACGGAATGAGGGAGCCTCAAACCTCTAACCAtcacctcctctctcattctccccctctctctcctgggtgTACCCCTGGTCTGCTCTAGCCTGGACACCATCTGTTCCATCATGTAAATGGAATGAGGGAGCCTCAAACCTCTAACCATCACCacctctctcatctgtctctgtgtgtgtgaaaccAAGTCAATCTGGGCCCCTTAAAATATGGATCCTTCCTTTGTAGGCTCAATGTTCCATTGTGGATTCCAATAaaatgtatgtgtaattctgtgtgtttgtgcctgtcaGTGCGTGTGCGCACTCCCTGTCTCCCTTGAGTCCAGGATGCATTTGAGGAACGTCTGCTTCTCTATATTAAGCTTTCTTTTTCCTTCCTTTCAcaattccctctctctcattcgtCTCTTCCTCCctacagtgttttctatccaaggTTTATATCACACATGTTTGAATTGCCAAGGTTTTGAAGCTGTCCCATTTCTCTCACTCACCCATGTTCTGACTGTTTGCTTGTCTCTGTATCTTCAATTGTTTTAATGGTGAATCTTCTCCACAGTAGATTGTGAAGCACAGTAATTGACCAACATGCAGAGTGAAACTCAGTTCATTTATTTGTTCTCTCTTTCCGTCTGGTTGCCATCTGTTGTCATCTTTTGTTTTTGCTGGTCTGGAATCAGATGGCATCTAATCGATAGGCTTTGTAACCATGGCTACTGGACCAACAGGAGATGAGGAGTAAGGGAGGGAATAAAGGAACtaaaaggagggatggagtgagtgaGAACTCAATTGCAGGACCACTCACATTCCCCATAATGTAAAAAAATTCCCCTGTGCTGCATTTGCGCTGAAAATAATTGGGGTAATAATTAATTAGTCTGAGCTCAGGAAAAGTGTCTGCAGAAGTCAAGAAAAATTATTCCAAGAAATCATTAACAATTATTCCAAGGTTGTCCAtgccaacagatccacagatgatgcaatctctattgacctccacactgccctttcaaacctggacaaaaggaagaatgctattcattgactacagttcagcgttcaacaccatagtaccctcaaagctcatcactaagctaccctgggactaaacacctccctctgcaactggatcctggacttcctgacgggccgcccccaggtggtaagggtaggaaacaacacatccgccacactgatcctcaacacgggggcccctcaggggtgcgtgctcagtcccctcctgtactccctgttcactcatgactgcatggccaggcacaattCCAACACcattgctgatgacacaacagtggtaggcctgatcacaacgatgagactgcctatagggaggaggtcagacacctgacagtgtggtgcaaggacaacaacctctccctcagagtgatcaagacaaaggaaatgattgtggactacaggaaaaggaggaccgagaatgcccccattctcattgatggggctgtagtggagcaggctgagagcttcaagttccttggtgtccacatcaccaacaaacgaacatggtccaagcacaccaagacagtcgtgaagagggtacgacaaaacctattcccctccaggagacaaaaattggcataggtcctcagatcctcaaaatgttttacagctgcaccatcgagggcatcctgatgggttgcatcactgcctggtatggcaactgctcggtgtctgaccgcaaggcactacagagggtagtgcgtacagcccagtacatcaccgaggTCAAGCTTCCATGACCCCAgtgaagactccagccaccctagtcatagactgttctctctgctaccgcacggcaagcggtaccggagcggcaagtctaggtccaagaggcttctaaacagcttctacctccaagccataagactcctgaacacctaataaAATGGGTACCCAGAATATTTTCACCCCCCCATGCTGCTgatactctctgttattatctatgcatagctaCTTTAATAACcttacctgcatgtacataattacctcaattaccggtgcacattgacacattgactctgtaccggtacccctgtatatagccccactattgtcatttactgctgctctttaattatttgtttttgttatatctaacttttgggggggggggggcatttcactgcaaggtctacatcagttgtattcggggcatgtgacaaataaaatttgatttgatatgatattGATCTGAATATTATTTTACAGGCAGAGGTATTTTAATAATAATACTagcccacctgtctgtctgctagatcAAAGAGACATacagatattgtgtgtgtgtgtgtgtgtgtgcgtgcgtgtgcgtgtccaCACACTTCCCttcattcatctcctctcccctggaACAACATTTCCCACCCTCTCTAATGAGACTGTcaggaatataatataatatagaaaatagaagaatacaatacaatagTCTATTCATTCCAAGTTAGCTTTTAATCCACTCCAATTTTTCACCCAAGCTTCCACATACTGTCACGACTTTCACCGAaagtggctcctctccctgttcgggcggcgctcaggggtcgtcgtcgccggtctactagctgccaccgatcccttttctttttcttttggttatgtctgttttgtgtttcaccTGGTTTCATTTTGGTTAATTAGGGAGGTATTTATCTCGACATTTCCTTTGggtttttgtgcgggattgttttcgtTTGACTGTCAGTTTGGGTTGCGTTTTCGTTAGTTCATGTTTTACAGGTGGTTTTTCCCTGGACTGTGTCTGAGTAGGGTTTCATGGCTACTGCTGTAGTCCGGTGTCCTGTCATTTCTGAACGCCCTTTTCATTCGGAACTTGTTTCTCCTGCGCctggaatacatttaaactcagtttttcacaattcctgacatttaatcctagtaaaaattctctgtcttaggtcaattaggatcaccactttattttaagaatgtgaaatctctgaaaaatagtagagagagtgatttatttcagcttttatttatttaattacattcccagtgggtcagaagttcacatgcactcaattagtatttggtagcactgcccataaattgtttaacttgggtcaaatgtttcaggtagccctccacaagcttcccacaataagttgggagaattttggcccattcctcctgacagagctggtgtaagtgagtcaggtttgtaggccaccttgctcgcacacactttttcagttctgcccacaaatgttctataggattgaggtcagggctttgtgatggccactcttgaccaccttgactttgttgtccttaagccattttgccacaactttggaagtatgcttggggtcattgtccatttggaagacccatttgcgaccaagctttaacttcctgactgatgtcttgagatgctgcttcaatatatccacataattttccgtcctcatgatgccatctattctgtgaagtgcaccagtccctcctgcagcaaagcacccccacaacatgatgctgccatcccggtgcttcacagttgggatggtgttcctcggcttgcaagcctcccccttttcccccttgtcattatggccaaacagttctatttttgtttcatcagaccagaggacatttctccaaagagtacgatctttgtccccatgtgcagttgcaaaccgtagtctggcttttttatggtggttttggagcagtggcttcttccttgctgagcggcctttcaggttatgtcgacataggacttgttttactgtggatactttt from Oncorhynchus kisutch isolate 150728-3 linkage group LG26, Okis_V2, whole genome shotgun sequence carries:
- the LOC109870940 gene encoding helix-loop-helix protein 2-like — translated: MMLSPDQPDVDLPWGQPDTETLLNSIKMECAPLPAEPAEGEGKARSLSIPSLSREEKRRRRRATAKYRSAHATRERIRVEAFNVGFAELRKLLPTLPPDKKLSKIEILRLAICYITYLNHVLDV